Within Xanthomonas theicola, the genomic segment GGCGGTGGCGAAGGTTGCCGACTGAGCCAGCGTCGCCTCCGGCGCCTCGCGCGGCGCCCGGCCAGTGTCGCAGATAGTGCCGAGATGCTTGTGCCGCAGGGGCGGGCACCGGTGCCGCAAGCGCTGCCCGGTTGGCGGGCAGTTGCTTTAAAATGCGGGTATCGCGACGATCGGGACCCGTTCCGGAACCGTCGCGTTTTTCGTTTTGCGCACCTCACTAGGACGTTCCTGGAACCAAGGTGTCCCCACACCTGCAACGCCAACGGAGCCCCCATGCTTTTCGAAACGCTAGCCGCCACCGGCCACGAACAGGTCGTCTTCTGCCACAACCGCGACGTGGGCCTGCAGGCAATCATCGCCATCCACAACACCGTGCTCGGTCCCGCGCTGGGCGGCGTGCGCATGCGCCCCTATGCCGACAGCGAGGCCGCGCTGCACGACGCGCTGCGGCTGAGCCGCACGATGACCTACAAGAACGCGCTGGCCGGGCTGAACATCGGCGGCGGCAAGGCGGTGATCATCGGCGACCCGAAGGCCGACAAGTCCGAAGCGCTGTTCCGCGCGTTCGGCCGCTACGTGGATTCGCTGGGTGGGCGCTACATCACCGCCGAGGACGTGGGCACCGACGTCAACGACATGGAACAGATCTATCTGGAGACCGAATACGTCACCGGCGTGCACCAGGCGCACGGCGGCTCCGGCGATCCGGCGCCGTTCACCGCCTATGGCGCGTTGCAGGCGTTGATGGCCTCGCTGCAGCGCAAGCTAGGCCACGAGGAGATCGGCAAGGCCAGCATCGCCGTGCAGGGCCTGGGCCACATCGGCATGGAACTGGTGAAGCTGCTGAAGGAGCGCGGCGCCAAGCTGTACGTCACCGACCTGGACCCGGCGCTGGTCGAGCGCGCGGTCGCCGAGTACGGCGCCGAGGCGGTCGAGCCGGACGAGATCTACGACGTGGACGCCGACGTGCTGGCGCCATGCGCGCTGGAGAGCGCGATCGACGAGGCCATGTTGCCGCGGCTGCGGGCGAAGATCATCTGCGGCACCGCCAACAACCAGCTGGCCAGCGCCGTGGTCGGCGAGGAACTGCATCGCCGCGGCATCCTCTACGCACCGGACTACGCGGTCAACGCCGGCGGGGTGATGAACGTGTCGCTGGAGATCGACGGCTACAACCGCGAACGCGCGATGCGTTTGATCCGCAGCCTGTACCACAACCTCGGCAAGATCTTCGACCTGTCCGAGCGCGAGAACATCCCGCCGCAGCAGTCCGCCGACCGCATCGCCGAAGCGCGCATGCACGCGATCGGCAAGCTCAAGCTGCCGCTGGGCCGCACCGCCCCGCGCTCGATGGGACACCTGCGCGGCGAATAGGCCACGTCGCCCCCACGAACCCCGCCGCGACGAAGACCAGCGACTGCCGGCCCCGGCCGGCGTCGGAACTCAAGCCCCTCCTGCAGCGCACCACCAGACACCCAAGCCATTGCAGGAGCGGCTTCAGCCGCGACAGCGAGGCCCCCCGCTCTAGCATCACCCACACCCGCAATCCGCGAAAGCGCAAACCCGCTAGCCCGGCACCGCGCTCCCGCTCGCCGCGGGCGCAGCGAACACCGCGCCCGCCAGCGCATGCATGCGCACCTCCACGGCCGAGAAGGCACGCAAGGCTCGGCGAAGATCGCGTGCAGCGCGGCGGCGTACCACAACGTGCCGTCGCGGCCGGCGGTGAAGCGCGCGAACACGTCCGCGCCCACGCCGGGAGCGTCCAGATCGGCGACGATGCCGCGCGCGTTGTACAGCTTGTCGCAGCCGACACCAGCAGCACCGCGGCCGGCGCTTGGCTCAGGTGCGCCAGATAAGCCTGCTTGCGCATGCGCCAATCCCGGCGCCTGGCCGGCATGTCCTCGTGCGACGCCTTCTCGGCACTGGCGTCGGTGCAGCCCATCACGGTCGCCGCCACCGCTTCGCCGAACTGCGCGCGGATCACCGCCGCGTGGCCAGCGCCACAGTCCTCGACCACGTCGTGCGGCAGAGCCGCGATCGTCTTGTCCTCGTCGCCGCCCGCCCCCAGCACCAATGTCGACACACCCAGCACATGGTTGAGATACGCAACCGTGCCACCCTTGCGGAACTGGCCGGCATGGCCGGTGCGGCGTAGTCGGCGGCGCGCGCGTAGCGTTCGGTGAGAGCGGTCATGCCGCCTTGCTGACGGGACAGGCGCGCATTATCGCGGAAACCCGCCGCAAGCGCCGGCCACGCCCGCTTCACTGCGGCAGCGGCCGCGCCCGGAACACCACGCTCATCCGCGGCGCCACCGGCCTGGCGGTCTTGAACCGCCCCGACTTTCTTGGAGTCCGTTTGGTTTGAGTCAGGCCACCTTGGTCTGACCGGCTTGTTGCCGAGGGTAAGCCGCTTCGGCTTCCGCTGGCCGGATGTGCCCGATCGGTCCCGGCCGTCGTTTGTGGTTGAACCGTGCACCCAGTCCAGCGTGGCCAGTTCCACTTGCTCGCGGTTGCGCCACGATTTGCGGTGGATTACCTCGGCCTCGTACAGCCCGTTGATCGTCTTGGCCAGCGCATTGTGCCCCAAGGGCAGGCTTCGCGCTCGTCACTGCCGCCTACGCTGCCCACCGGCGGCTCAATCACGGCTTCGGCCAGGCGTTCGCTGTAGCGGATGCTCACGTCTTGCGAGCCCCTGTCGGAGTGATGGATCAGTTCGCCTTCCCGCTGCCGGGCGTGCAAGGCCAGCTCCAGGGCATCGAGCACGAAGTCCGTCGTCATCGAGCTCGACGCCTTCCAGCCCACGATCCGCCGCGCGGACACGTCGATCACCAACGCCACGTACACCATGCCCTGCCAGGTCGAGACGTCGGTGAAGTCGCTCACCCACAGTGCATTCGGCCAGTCGGCATGGAACTGCCGGTTCACCCGATCCAGCGGGCACGGCCGCGTCGGGTCGACCACCGTGGTCTTCACTCCCTTGCCCCGGATCACACCACGCAGGCCAAGCCGACGCATCAGCCGCTCCACCGTGCACCGCGCCACCTGCCAGCCTTCCCGCAGCAACTGCTTCCAGACCTTCTTGGCGCCGTACACTTGCTTGTTCCCGCCCCAGATCCGGCGCACTTCCACTTCCCGCCACCAGCGATCCGGGCGGGCGTCGGGATCAGCATGGCGGGCCGCGTGGTGGTAATAGGTCGACGGAGCGATCTCCGGCACCCGGCAGATCGGCTCGACTCCGTCGGCATCGCGATGCTCCGCGACGAACCCGATCATGGCGTGAAGCGGCGGTCCAGCTCCGCCTGGGCGAAAGACGCCGACGCCTTGCGCAGGATCTCGTCGGCCTGCCGCAACTCGCGCACCTCCCGCTCCAGCGCCTTCATCCGCGACCGCTCGTCCGTCGTCAGGCCCGGGCCCACCCCCTGGTCACGCTCGGCCCGGCGCACCCACCAGCGCAACGTCTCGGCCGTGCACCCGATCTCCCCGGCAATCGAAGCGATCGCCGCCCACTGCGAACCGTGCTCGTCCTGGCGCTCCAGCACCATCCGCACGGCACGTTCCGGGACTTCCCGGTAGTACTTCACTTGCTTGTTCATGACTCCATCCTCTCAAAGGTTGGAGACTCCAGGAATCCCGGGGCGGTTCAGACTTGGGGATGCCGTGCTCGTGACTGAGCGGCGACGCGTGGCTCATCACCAGCAGGCTGCCCGGCGCCAGCTCCACGCCGATGCCGCGGCGATCGCCGGCCTTGGCGCGGATGCTCATGCGCCGCGGCGCGCCCAGCGACACCAGCGCGATCGGATGCGGCGCATCGTTGTGCATCGCCACGCTGTCGCGGCCATCGCGGTACAGGTTCAAGCCCACGGCGATGTACGGGGTCGGCACGCGCGCCGACACCGCGGCATGCAATTCGCGCAACGGCAGGGTCTCGGGCAGGGCCGGCAACTGGTACGAGGCCAGCAGCCGCGGTACGTCCACCGCCCGGTCGTACATCGGCCGGCGCAGGCGCCGCCAGTGCGCGCCATCGCGCAACGCCTCGAACCAGGCCTGCGCCACGGCCGGATCAAGCAACCGCGGCCAATAGCGGATGCCACCCTGGGCGTCGTGCAACAGGCAGTGCGGGGCGTCGTCGGCGCAGGCGAACAGGTCCATGGGCGGAAAGATGGGGATGCGGCGAAGAGAGCGCCATCCGAGCAGGTGAACGGCTCAGCGGCTGCGACGCGAGCCTGTGCAAGCGGCGGTGGACCGCATTCTTACTTCTCGCCTGCACTGCGTTAACGTCGCGCTTGGGAACATGAAACGCACCTCCAGCACAGGCGATACGCACGCATGACAGCAGCGGCCAGCACCACCGCAGGCAGTACCACCGTCCCCGGCGCCGTTGGCGCTGCCACGCGGGCGTCGGCGGCCGCGGCGGCAGCCCATGGCGTGGCGAATGGCGTGGCGCATGCCACCGCCCGCAACGTGTTCCGGCCGCCGTTATCCGCAGGCGGCACGGATGATCGCCTGCGCAGGCACGAGCGCAGGCACGAGCGCAGGCAGCGTATGGCGCAGATCGTCGCGCTCGGTGCCGCCGCCGCGCTGGCCGCGGTCGCGTTGATCGCGTGGCGGCGTACACGCCGCTGAGCTGCCCGCGCAGCGTCCGCCGGGGCGTCGCTGCAGCGGCGTCGCGGTAGCGCAAGCGCCCATCGCCTGCAACAAGCACCGCGCCCGCCAACCCGCCGATGGCGCGCGCGCCACGACGGCGGCGCGTGCTGGCGCCTGTTGCGACACCGGCGCGACGCCTGCCGCCGCGCGCCCGTGCGCACATAGCCGCTGCGCGGCATCCGGATCTGTTGCGCCGATTCGGATCCGCCTGCGCGCAGCATGCGGCGCCGACCGCATCGCCGGCGAACGCAAGATTCGTCGCGCGTCGTCCGCCGTGCAGGCAGCGGCCGCATCCGGCCGGAGCGTCGCGCCACGTGGCATTTTCACGCGTCGTGCCCATTCCGTTCACGCTGCTGCGGCCGCGCGCTTTCGATACTCGACTGCATTGCCTGCCCAGTACATCCCACCTCGGTCTGCGCCTCTCCACTTCCCCCATCGCAAGGAGATCTTGCATGTCTGCCGCCAAGAACCAGTTCACCATGCAGAACCCGCTGACCCAGTTCCCGCAGCCGGAATTCCCCGCACAAACCCAGTCGCCGCCTGGCACCGTGCGCGCCCTGCAGCCGGCCGCCGACCATGGCGAACAGACCTACCAGGGCTGCGGCCGCCTGGCCGGCCGCAAGGCGCTGATCACCGGCGCCGATTCCGGCATCGGCCGCGCCACGGCGATCGCCTACGCACGCGAAGGCGCCGACATCGTCCTCAACTACCTACCCGAGGAAGCCCAGGATGCCGCCGCGGTGGTGGCGCTGATCGAAGCCGAGGGCCGCAAGGCGGTGAGCCTGCCCGGCGACCTGCAGGACGAGGCGTTCTGCCAGGACCTGGTGACCAAGAGCGTGGAAGCGCTCGGCGGCCTGGACATCCTGGTCAACGTGGCCGGCAAGCAGACCGCGGTGAAGGACATCGCCGACCTGAGCAGCGCGCAGTTCGAGGCCACCTTCCGCACCAACGTGTTCGCGATGTTCTGGCTGTGCAAGGCGGCGGTGCCGCACCTGCCGCCGGGCGCCACGATCATCAACACCACCTCGATCCAGGCCTACCAGCCCTCGCCGATGCTGATCGACTACGCCCCGACCAAGGCGGCCATCGCCAACTTCACCCAGGCGCTGGCGCAGCAGCTGGCCGACAAGGGCGTCCGCGTCAACGCGGTCGCGCCGGGGCCGGTGTGGACGCCGCTGCAGCCCAGCGGCGGGCAGCCGTCGGAAAAGATCCCCGCGTTCGGCTCGGAAACGCCGCTCAAGCGCGCCGGGCAGCCGGTGGAGATGGCGCCGTTGTACGTGCTGCTGGCTTCGCAGGAATCGAGCTACGTCACCGGCGAGATCATCGGTGCCACCGGTGGCCTGTTGCTGTCTTGAGCAAGCGCACCTCGCCTGCGCGCGCCGCGCAACGCGACGCCGACTGGAGACCACCGTCCGCACCAACAGCGGCTGCGCGCGCCTGACCGAATCGCTCAACAGCGGCCAGGCCGGGCGCCTGCCGTGGTCGGAGTTGGCGCGGCGGCTGGAAGGCCGGACGGCACAGCGTCGAATTCAACGTGCAGTTCCGTCCCGGCACCCACGCCGGCAAGGCCGCGCCCTGGCTGAGCGACACTCCCAACGGCCGCGTGTTCCACGTCGGCCCGGTGATGGCGATGCTGCGCCATTAGCGGCGGCGCCGGATGCAGCGTACCGGACCGCTGCCAGGAGAAGCCGCGCCGGGCGGCTACGCCGCCAGCCCACCGCACCGATCCCGATCAGCGAGGAAACACGGCCACATACGCGGCGATCGGATCCAAGCACGATTGCTAGGCATTGCCGAGTCCTTGCCTTGGCAAGCAATTGGCGCGCGCAAGATCGGTGCGATCTGCGCCCCGAGGAAAACCTGTCGCGGCTGATGGCCCGAGGCCAGCCGGAGTCGCTCCTGCAGGGCATCGTGGGATCGACGATGCGCTATCCGGCGTTGTAAGGCAGCAGCGGCAGGTACGGCGCAGACCGCGCGCCCTCCTCGCCGTGCCACACCACGGTGGGCGGCGGCGCCTTGGTATGCAGATAGGCCTTGGCGCACAGCGCATCCAGGTCGTGGATGCGCAGCAGGTTGCGGCGGCGGCTGACCAGGCCGCTGCGCTTCCACGCTTGCAACTGCGCATTGAGCTTGGAACGGCTGACGTTGAGCATCGCCGCCAGGATGCTCTGGGTCGGCGGCAACGCGATCGCGCAACTGCCGCCGCGCTGCCAGTCGTGCAGTTCCAGCTGGCGCAGCACGTAGCGCGCCAGACGCACTTCCAGGCGGTGCAGGCACATGCTCTCCAGGCTGTCCAGGGCCTGCCGCAGGCGCATCCGCAACAGCGCGTCGATGCGTTGCTGCAGCAACGGCGAGTCCATCAGCGTGGCGAAATGGCGGCGCGACAGCTTGAGCACGGTGCTGGCATCGAACGCGATCACGGTGAAGCTGCGTCCGTGCGGTTCGAGCAGCGCGGCCTCGTCCACCAGTCCGCCCGGTTCGATCGTGCCGACGATCAGTTCCTGCCCGTCCGGGCCGTACAGCACCTTGTACAGGCGCCCGCGCACCAGCACGCCGACGAAGCTGCTCGGGTCGTGCTTGAAGAACAGCACGCTGCCCGGCGCCAGTTCGCATTGGCTGGCATGCGCGAGCAGATGTTCGAGCAATGCGGCAGGCAGTCCATGGAACAGCGCCGACCGCTCCAGCAGCCGCCGATGCCGATCGCGCGCCGTGCGCGTCTGCAGGTCGCTGCCGGGATGGGCCACAGCGCCAGTGTCTACGGCTTCGGGCTTGGCGACTATAGGAAAGTCCATACTCCCTCTTCTGAAGCGCCGCAGTGCGCGGCGCTTGGCGTCGAGCGCATCCTGCTGCGGCAGGCAGCAAGGCGCATGCCGGTGGCGGGCAAGTGGCGATGGGAAGCGGCGCTGTCCGCGCCGCGGCGGCCCGCACGCCTGCGGACCGAAGGGGGCGAAGCCGGCAAAGCACGGCGCGGCCGGAACGCGCGTCGTGCGCACGCGCTGCCGTCAGGTGCCCAGGCCCGGGACGCCGCTGCTGCCCTTGAACGCCTGCAGCACGGTCATCAGACTGGTCAGGTTGTCAGACACGCCGGTCTGCGCGATCTTCTCCGACGCGCCCGCGGCCGCGGTGGTGTCCAGGCTGTAGATCTGCATGACGCCCTGGTTGTTGGCCGCCTGCGCCAGCGTGTTCTGCTGCTGCTGCGACGCGACCGCGTTCTGGTACAGGATGCCGCTGGAATGCGCCAGGCTCTGGTAGATCGAGCCCATCGCGAACGCCGGCGCCTCGCCGATGACCTTGACGTTGGACTGGGTGACGGCATCGGTGATCTGATTGTTGACTGCGGTGGGAAATGCCATGAAACGATCCTCGTTGGGAAAGGAACAGCGGGAACCGGTGCTGCGCTAACGTCGCCGCGCTGCGGCGACGGCGTGCGCGCCGGCGCTTACTTGAACGCGTTGAGCACGGTCAGCAGGCTGGTCAGGTTGTCGGAGACGCCGGTCTGGGCGATCTTCTCGGTGGCGCCGGCGGCGGCGGCGGTATCCAGGCTGTAGATCTGCATCACGCCCTGGTTGGCCGCGGCCTGCGCCAGCGTGTTCTGCTGCTGCTGCGCGGAGACGGCGTTCTCGAACAGGATGCCGGTCGAGTGCGCCATGCTCTGGTAGATCGACGCCATCGCAAAGGCCGGCGCTTCGCCGATCACCTTGACGTTGGACTGGGTGACCGCATCGGTGATCTGGTCGTTGACGGCGGTGGGAAATGCCATGTGTTCGCTCCTGGGTTGGGGTACGGCGCATGCCGTACGATCACTGAAAACGAGACACTGCACACCCTGTGAAACCGGACGCCGCACTTGTCTCGCCGCCCGTCGTCCGGTCTCCCCGCGCCGTCGTGCAGGGCGATGCGGAGGCGGCGTTGCGCCGCACGCCGCCCGTGCCGCTGCCGCAGGCGCGATTGGCGTGGGCCGCACGCAGGCGTGCGCATCCTTGGACAGCGCCCGCCACAGGCGTACGACTGCACGCACGGCCGTGCACGTCCGCCATCGGACGGACATGTGCGGCCATACGCGTATCGGCACATCAGGCCGATGGCGGGGCAACCGGCAGCTGCTGGCCGGCATCGGCCGCGGGCGGCGAACCGACCAGCCCGTTCGCACGCGCCGCTTCCACCACCGACTGCATCTGCTGCGCCAGGCTGCCGAACTCGCGTTCGAAACAGGCCTGCACCTCGCTGC encodes:
- a CDS encoding SDR family oxidoreductase, whose product is MSAAKNQFTMQNPLTQFPQPEFPAQTQSPPGTVRALQPAADHGEQTYQGCGRLAGRKALITGADSGIGRATAIAYAREGADIVLNYLPEEAQDAAAVVALIEAEGRKAVSLPGDLQDEAFCQDLVTKSVEALGGLDILVNVAGKQTAVKDIADLSSAQFEATFRTNVFAMFWLCKAAVPHLPPGATIINTTSIQAYQPSPMLIDYAPTKAAIANFTQALAQQLADKGVRVNAVAPGPVWTPLQPSGGQPSEKIPAFGSETPLKRAGQPVEMAPLYVLLASQESSYVTGEIIGATGGLLLS
- a CDS encoding Glu/Leu/Phe/Val dehydrogenase dimerization domain-containing protein, which encodes MLFETLAATGHEQVVFCHNRDVGLQAIIAIHNTVLGPALGGVRMRPYADSEAALHDALRLSRTMTYKNALAGLNIGGGKAVIIGDPKADKSEALFRAFGRYVDSLGGRYITAEDVGTDVNDMEQIYLETEYVTGVHQAHGGSGDPAPFTAYGALQALMASLQRKLGHEEIGKASIAVQGLGHIGMELVKLLKERGAKLYVTDLDPALVERAVAEYGAEAVEPDEIYDVDADVLAPCALESAIDEAMLPRLRAKIICGTANNQLASAVVGEELHRRGILYAPDYAVNAGGVMNVSLEIDGYNRERAMRLIRSLYHNLGKIFDLSERENIPPQQSADRIAEARMHAIGKLKLPLGRTAPRSMGHLRGE
- a CDS encoding RebB family R body protein, which translates into the protein MAFPTAVNDQITDAVTQSNVKVIGEAPAFAMASIYQSMAHSTGILFENAVSAQQQQNTLAQAAANQGVMQIYSLDTAAAAGATEKIAQTGVSDNLTSLLTVLNAFK
- a CDS encoding Crp/Fnr family transcriptional regulator, which produces MDFPIVAKPEAVDTGAVAHPGSDLQTRTARDRHRRLLERSALFHGLPAALLEHLLAHASQCELAPGSVLFFKHDPSSFVGVLVRGRLYKVLYGPDGQELIVGTIEPGGLVDEAALLEPHGRSFTVIAFDASTVLKLSRRHFATLMDSPLLQQRIDALLRMRLRQALDSLESMCLHRLEVRLARYVLRQLELHDWQRGGSCAIALPPTQSILAAMLNVSRSKLNAQLQAWKRSGLVSRRRNLLRIHDLDALCAKAYLHTKAPPPTVVWHGEEGARSAPYLPLLPYNAG
- a CDS encoding RebB family R body protein, yielding MAFPTAVNNQITDAVTQSNVKVIGEAPAFAMGSIYQSLAHSSGILYQNAVASQQQQNTLAQAANNQGVMQIYSLDTTAAAGASEKIAQTGVSDNLTSLMTVLQAFKGSSGVPGLGT